In the Thunnus thynnus chromosome 24, fThuThy2.1, whole genome shotgun sequence genome, ttgttgcagCACGTCTGCATCCAGTAGACTATTTAGTATGAAACACAGGCGCCTGATACTGTATCAGTAGCCTATGTGAcgctcacaaaaacaaagggaTTTTATGAGGATGACGTATGACTGCAGCGTTCTACTATAGTCATACGTCATTGTTCAGTTTTAACAACAGCTGACGTTTTTGACCTTTGAGCACAAAATGAAGTTATTTGTCCACAAATATTTGGTGAACATTGTGGCTAATCAACATGGTcagaaaatgactcagaaaaatatgaaatatctcaaaaatgccaaaatacactGGAGGGAGGCTTTAAatagtatttaaatgtttgaaaacaacatttgaatgtgTAAATCTGAAGGAGATTTTACCTCATAAAAATCATccttatgtctgcagtttagtgtcaccacaactttcacatcatattaatctcagcacacAAGTAAgaaatggtgtctgacctcagagtctccagtctacagtgtggactctccagaaaatcaaaCTGCAGATTCCTTCCTGAACCGTCCCGACTGGAGTTGTAGCTCAGatcaagctctctcagatgggaggggttggacttcagagttGAGAGCAGAGatgcacagctgatctctgacaaactgcagctcttcaatctgaataaagaagaaATCATGTAGCGTTAGAAGCAGTTTACATGGGTGCAAGAGCTCTGTCTACAGACGGATTTCCATCAAAAGTGAATTATTTGTTCCATCatagtctgtttgtttttaccactaacacaaaaaagattttactcTGCCAccacatttctgcttttttcactttgtaaaCGATTAAACGGCGAGGGAAAGAGACGTTGGTTGTTCCAGACATCAACGCTTGTTCCAGCTTCCTGCGGTTGTTTATGCATCGATTTATACGTCTGTTTTCTCCAAAATAATCAAAGTTATggcagttttatttaatgtgcaCTTATTTCTCTGTAGGGATGGGTACCGAAACCCGGTATTAAACGAGCCCCGAGGATAAATTTTTAAAGACTGTAGTATTGATAAACTCCGATGTTACCGGTTCTTTTATCAgcactttttaatgttttggtgtaATTTATTCTCAAACTGCAgcctctcctccacacacacacacacacacacacacacacacacacacacacacacacacacacacagtcagaggaCTACCAAGGCTGGACTGGGAGAACTGGTGTCTTTGACTGGGCCATAAGTTATTAACTAACTCACTCCCCTGCCATCGCCCAATACTTGGACTTCTGCACTTAACCGTGTTCCTTGTTAGAGCCTGACATACAGTTCATATTTGGACATGATGTAACatgtctgctgctgttcattatattttcatttatatttcaactgtttttgaCAGACAGCATTATATTGACAAAACATCTTTCATTTATGTAatcttcatctttttatttgtacCACTGATATGCCTTAAGGCTGGACAATATCTCCAGTATATTCAGATGTTACATGATATAGAGCCAGATATTATCTGAGAGTTTGCTTGTAATTCTGTGATGTAGCTCAGTTGTCTGTAACTGTTGCTGCTCCACAAAGCAAGGTTAGTAAGTTTACCACATGACTTTAAAAATGGTAAAACTGCTGAAATTTGCTTTGTTATCATGAACTTGAATTGTCAATCATAATTGAATCATATCCAAATAGCTCATTCAAATGTTGCTTTACAGATTCAAAACACtatcatgatgatgtcatcttttcACACTTATCTGCTTAACTTTCTAATCCTGCTTTGTGGAACAGTCCTCTGGTTAAAAGCTGCTTAACAGCAAATGATGCAGTTTTATTCAACTGAACTCTTCTGTTCTGGTCACCTGCTTTGGTTTTCTAAacactgtttcatattttgaaatatattgttAGTCAAAAAGGTGATACTGTATAGTTGATCATGTCAATATTTCTGAGCCTAAGTGCCTTGTACTACTATTTCCATCAAAAAGCCAAAGACAGTTTGAGAGAGAACGCTCtgtttcagctttttgtttAACATGCAATTGTTCTGCATGTGAACTTTCCAActttatattcaaataaaaagtcaagTGCAATaagaagctgtgtttttttctcttacatTGTAATTACATGATTGAAAATATCAATGATTTAGCTCTGTTCTTCATTCCtaaagaacattttgttctgGTTTGCATTATGTGCTTGTAGCCAGCTTTGGACAGAGATTTTATGAAGAATGACAACCAGGTCtattaaaacctttttcttAACAAAAGTGTCTTTAATTGTATATATTGTGACTATTCCTATGTGTTTAACCTGCTAAGTCAGTATTCATTTAGGTTAAAAATaggtttattaaaatgtttgtaaaaaaaatacaaactaaataGTTCAATCAAACAAATCTGTCAACTGTAAgatactgtaaaagaaaaaaaacagttatattaataaagcaatgaaaaaccagatcatactgtatttttcattaacaGCATGAAACCGTAAACTTtagtaacagtaaaaaaatgttaattttacagTAACTTAATGGCAACCCTGCTGCCAGTTGTTGAATGTTCTTACAGGAagttttaacagtgtgtgtgtagaggtgtgtgtgtttctactgtagcagcctggtgtcatcaggagatttaatgaaggtaaacacagtgaacggtGGTGCGTAACGGCACTGCGCTCTGGCGCAgcacttctcagaggctgcagatttatcaacatatcagtcctgctgacttcagatgctgcagggatttaatgaagtgaaggagaagcttttcatacagtagaaacagctgtggacaacagatactgtaacaatcacccacattcatttatacatcactgcacactgatttactgactttcctgctttaaccacatgaaaccttattttctgtgcacatgttggttggagagtgtttaactgaaataaatgatttatatttgaagcattaatctgttgttgcagCACGTCTGCATCCAGTAGACTATTTAGTATGAAACACAGGCGCCTGATACTGTATCAGTAGCCTATGTGAcgctcacaaaaacaaagggaTTTTATGAGGATGACGTATGACTGCAGCGTTCTACTATAGTCATACGTCATTGTTCAGTTTTAACAACAGCTGACATTTTTGATCTTTCAGCACAAAATGAAGTTATTTGTCCACAAATATTTGGTGAACATTGTGGCTAATCAACATGGTcagaaaatgactcagaaaaatatgaaatatctcaaaaatgccaaaatacactGGAGGGAGGCTTTAAatagtatttaaatgtttgaaaacaacatttgaatgtgTAAATCTGAAGGAGATTTTACCTCATAAAAATCATccttatgtctgcagtttagtgtcaccacaactttcacatcatattaatctcagcacacAAGTAAgaaatggtgtctgacctcagagtctccagtctacagtctggactctccagaaaatcaaaCTGCAGATTCTTTTCTGAACGGTCCCGACTGTAGTCTTcactcagatccagctctctcagatgggaggggttggacttcagagctgagagcagagaagcacagctgatctctgacaaactgcagctcttcaatctgaataaagaagaaATCATGTAGCGTTAGAAGCAGATTACATGGGTGCAAGAGCTCCGTCTACAGGCGGATTTCCATCAACAGTGAATTATTTGTTCCATCatagtctgtttatttttaccactaacacaaaaaagattttactcTGCCAccacatttctgcttttttcactttgtttatGATTAAACGGCGAGGGAAAGAGACGTTGGTTGTTCCAGACATCAACGCTTGTTCCAGCTTCCTGCGGTTGTTTATGCATCGATTTATACGTCTGTTTCCTCCAAAATAATCAAAGGTACggcagttttatttaatgtgcaCTTATTTCTCTGTAGGGATGGGTACCGAAACCCGGTATTAAACGAGCCCCGAGGATAAATTATTCAAGACTGTAGTATTGATAAGCTCCGATGTTACCGGTTCTTTTATCAgcactttttaatgttttggtgtaATTTATTCTCAAACTGCAGCCTGCAGAATTCACCAAAttgcatcatttaaaaaaacattttgcagggGGGGCATGCCTCCAGACCCCCCGAGGTGACTTCATGCCTCGACGCTCGTCGTTGGACACCAGTAGAAAAAAGttaagtcaaaataaaaatttcTCTTCAGCATCCATGAGATTATTGTGTTTGaaatcattcaatgtttcataatatgttcagagctgaagaaggtttagaatgaacaagtttagaaaatggaaactccaaacacctgaacccaacaggatgcaggttaaaaactgtcaaatacaaacagtgaaaaagagcttcattaatattaatgacaacatgctgctacttcaataaacacacagtgaCTTAACAGTGAATTAGCCAGTGCAGCTTTTTCATCTTATATTAAGGTTTCAAATCGGCAGCTCTGATACAGTCAATAGattaaaccactgaagaagaaaatagacgTTAATAGTAAGATACTCAGTGTGGATCAACATAACATCATccttatgtctgcagtttagtgtcaccacaacttttacatcatattaatctcacaGGGATTACAGCCAGGTCATGTTATTCACCTGTAATTTGTAAACCTATATTACTTGACACCTGCTAAACAAATAACACAAGATGTAAAATTTTGAGATTTCAGCATCACTTCACACATAATCATGGAGCTCTTTTTGACTGGTCCTTGGATCTTGGGCTACTCTTCTGACTCATTTTCTTACTGCTCGGTCAGCAATCTTGTGAGGAGCTCCTGTGTGTAGCCGGTTGATGGTGGAGTGAAGCTGCTTCCACTTGCAGATAATGGTCCCAATGGTGCTTATGGGAACATTTAGGAGTTGAGAAATCAGTCAGTAACCTGTGCCATTCCTGTTGCTCAACAATCTTGTTGTGAAGGTTTTGGGAGAGCTCTTTGTCTCTAATCATCATGAGATGGTTCTTGCATGACAGCTTGGTAACAAATAATATCTTCACAGATGTCTAACCCTTTTTAAAAGAGTGGAAGTGCTAACAGCCACATGCACTAACCCAGCTGATTGTAATTAGCACAGGTAAGAGGACTAATTAATGGAATCACCTGGTTCAGTGCTTTTTCTTACTGCCTGTTCAATACTTTTGTCCTGTGTCATTCCAATTCAATGCACATAAGTGTTTTGTTGATTGGGATGTTATGATTTCTTTAGCTGTGTTGCCTTATTGATTTAATACCAATGTCTGCTCTTAATTTCATATGGATAGCTGCACTGGAAATATGTCTCCCGAAAAAAGGTTGATGTGTTGAATACTTATTTCCCCCGctgtacatttatattttcttattgattAATGATTATTATACACATAAGATTAAGGGAAGACAACGCACCTGAAATAATTATATTTGTTCTGACTTATTACATGAGTTTGcctaatttgcataatttcatattaaaaattaaaggttataatacagaaatatattggATGAGAGTGTATATTACTAAGTTTCATTTTGATAGAAGAACATGGATTATTTTGTCCTTATTCAACTGTGGTGCCTTAAAACACATCCACCCTCATCCATGTTTAGGTTATTAAGAAATTTCACATAGGCTTGGCTCTGCTGCAAATTGAGCCTACTGGTATAGAAAAAATAGATGATATAAATTAGGGATGTCAATGATTCATCGATTATGGGTTAATTGCCATTAATAATTCAACTGATTGAGTTACAGGTGTTTCTGGTGACCGCCCGTAAGGGCCGCACAAGCTGTAAAACGAACGCACCTCCCTGCCTTCCGACGAAGAAAAACAGTTGCAGACTCGCAGTGAGCCTCAATCTGCTCACTGTGTCGTCTGGTTGAACTCTGAAGCATAAAGCTGTGAAAACTCCACGGAGTTGTTGTCTGGCGGCTATGCGGTTTAGCTATCTGAGGCTCATGCTAACACTAAACTAACATGttgaacagaagcagctgctcGGTTAATGCAGGCTGAGAGCTGACTGTCACACAGCAGGACTCTAATTACACATGCttccaacaaaatcaacacaaaagtgATGAACTGTCTAAGCGACACTCCCCTGATCtgaatataaatgcattttagcgGTGACAGTAAATGGACAGATAAAGTCACAGCAACAGTATTGTTTCATCCCCGGGACATCCGTccagctgagcagctgtttccagcagctggacTAATGTTAGCTACAGTAAACACACGTCACTCCATCATATAGATCAGGTCTGCAgattgttttatataaaactaaCCAGATGATGTCTGTTGTGGGGAGATTGGGGTAACctgtttcacatttacattgttACACTACAATGTCCACTGTACCAACAAAttatatgcatttattttagtctaaaatacaaaatgtgtaatatttcaCTTACTATTGTATATCTGAGCAGGCTGCAagttatatactgtagataaacACCCACTATACACTATGTACTATACATAAAGTAACAtcattttaccatttaccattacctatgtttgacacaaaataaGAGTAGACTACATTaggagttaaaagaaaaaaataagcaaacacCAGGttacttaaatgataaataacacaaataatgacttaatttaGAAATTACAGAGCTCACGTCTGTTGCTATTCAACAACTGGCCGCCAATATCCAAAGcattaaacacagcaaacagctgcacaacttCCAGCTTCACTAGAGGACAGCCAGAGCGCCCCCGCCGGCGGGAGCAGCGCTGCCGTCGTAGAAGCAAACGCGTCACAGGGTATTTAACACGGAAGAGTATAATCACACCACGTACCGTTTTGTTCAGAAGAAGCTCGGCTAGTAAGCTAGCGTAACCATTTCTACCTAAACGAAACACAAGTCAAACACCAAGCAACTGTGAGCGTGTAACAAAAAGCGCCCCTGATATCTTTCATTTCACGctatccacacacacatcaaatgaATCCTGAGATTTCACAGATTCCAGAAATATAACTCCTATCACTACCCGACCAAAACTCACTGGAAAAAACGTCGAAGTAATATAGAAAAACCTCCGTTTTTAAATTAACAACTACAAATTGTGTCTTACCTTTGCTGTTTCTGTAATCAAAAGTTGCGTCTGGCCGCACAAAACCACTAGTAATGGCTACTCCAATGTCTCTGGGTCATTTTGAGTTGATTACAGCCTTTCTGTATCCACTTTCCCGGTAGGAAGGACAGAGTGAAATCGGCCATCGTCTAAGCCTTCCATGCGAACACACGGTCTATGTCTCCATCTAGTGGTTGAATCGTAGTACTGACACAGATTCAGTCAAAAGCAATCGATAGTGGAGTTTGTGAGCTTTGATTAGAGGCCTAAACCGTCCAAATATGGTCCAAATCGACCAATGGTTTCCGGAGATATTGATGCGTATTGCTCAGGTTAGCTGAGATCGTTGCTCAGATTACATTAGGATTACATCACATTTGATGTAATTACAAATAGCTAATTTGGAATTTTTTCTCCACTAAAACTTATCTAACTTTGCTCTGCTTCACCTTCTTAGCATCAAAATGATGCTAAGAAGGTGATGTTCACATGTTTTATGGTTTACTAGAGGTTTTGGGCTGCAACTCCATCATTTCAAAGGGGATATTCACTATAATACTGTtaagttgggttttttttgtggaaatgaAATCTTTCATTTATGCCATGTTCCATCTTCATTTACTCTGACCCAGTAACATCTATACTGATGCTTACACCTCTGCACAAATCTCACAAGTGTGACCTTTATTATGATATAGAAAGTGTTCATATAAACCTTGTAGTTAcagagatatactgtatttattatgAGTATGCCATTTTCGAGCAGGGGCCTGAGTCAGAGGCCTAGGGCTTAAGAGGTTAATTAGATCAGACTAGATGTCTTGGACAAACCtaacaattaattaacatttaaccaaaattGCTGGAGCCTTCAATGGTAAATAACCTGTAACTTTATCCTacaaatcagaatcagaatcatctttattggccaagtatgtttacacatacaagcaaTTTGACTCCGctttagtggctctcaatgttcttacacagaataacaacacaacaatcttcagaaatatacacaaggaatgactatatacaggtgaatctgtttctgtgaactgtaaacaggattcAAATAGTGTAACGAAGTGAATAGTGTGAGGATtgatgagataaatattaaatggtaaaaaaaatgacGTTActtcatatacatatattaggtggttatgtacagtatattcagcCTGTTAATACACCCACCGGGCGCACGGGCCAACAGTTAGGTCTACAGCCTACAGGACACAATTAAACATCTATCtgcttgttattttcttttaataataatgtttaatttactTGCAATTAGTAGGATAAACGTGAACTTGCCCAGCgccaagctaacgttagctgaccAACTACCATCTGTAGCAAACCGTTATTTATCTGTCCATcgtttatgttttcatattattcatattattgttGAActttcaacaacaataatatgaaTCTTACCATTTTTATTCCATCATGTTGAATTCCGATGTTTGTTCTGTCACTCAGAACTATGAGCTAAAGTTGAGCGATGCTCTGTGTTTAGATATTCCGCGCTGTCTGTGTCACGTGATTCATGCAAACAATCACATTGGCTACTGAGATGTGACAATCTACGAAGAACATCTGGTTGATGCAgctctcactgttttttttttacaccatcaAAATCCACAAACGAAATACAGAATGAATAGGAagtttctctctcattctttcttttttttctcctcggATCTACACTGATCTCATAAATGGCCTCTATGgacacaacattcagacacctattcatgtcaacacagataaataaaatgctgctgactgtaaaatggatcaaattaaacATGTTGGATTAAAAGCTTAtgtattacttttatttatcttcttCCTGTAAATGGTAAcaggaaattaatattttcctcCTACTGAGGAACTTATTTCCAACCACAGATTTACTCTCATCATCACCGCTGACTAACAGTGATCAGTGCCAAACACCAGACTTTCACATGACTTCCCTTCTATCTGGTGGTGCAGCTACACAAAGTGACATCATTTTCTGCCAGGAAGCATCATGCACATGTTGAAGTGTAGCAGCTAAAACACGACTTGAGATACAAACTGCATTTGGAAATATGATTTGCTCTCTTTGTCTGTACTCCTGTGTGAGAgtattaaagtgtgtgtgagagagacttTATGTATAAGTTCCTACAAAATAGTGTGTtatcaatatttaatatataagaCATTATTCATGAATATGCAATGAAAGTCTTGAACTTTTTTCCCATTTGGTTTATAGATTTGAGTTTCACACACGTaccaaaaattataaacattaaattGGTCTAACATAAAGTTGTCCAATAATTTCTTACAAATATCAGACCCTTTCGATGGTAGACTGAATTCAAATTGAAATCAACTGTTCAggcattttggattttaaacattttagtgatttgtgaaatacaaatgaatcaaattaaatgtgaaacTTCTATTATGAATTTAAATAACTGGGTACATACAAGACATACAAGAGGAAAACGCAGTcggtgaactgacctcagagtctccagtctacagtttggactctccagtccagcagacagaatCAATCCTGAGTCCTTCAGGTTGGAGTTTTCACTCAGGTCAAGCTCTCtgagatgggaggggttggacttcagagctgaggccacaacttcacagtgagtCTTTGAGAGTCCACAGTCCTTAAGCCTGTTATTAcaaattatattacatttaaatatgctAAAATCAAACACCTCTATGATGAATATAGACACTATGCATTTTGATGACAAAGCAAATTGTGTTTTGAGGGGTCAGCAGCTCCATATAGTGCATTTATGGTAAAATGCTGTCTGTTGTGATAAAATGATGACTGTCAAAACACAAATCCTTAAGTCCTGAAGTTCTTTTGCTGGATTTGTATTAAAACTAGAAGGTGAAGgataaactgtaaaatgtaacattGTTTATAATTAAACAGAATAACTGTGTTCATAAGTGTAAACACATCAACTACAAAGTTTTTCTTGCTCTCAAAGTTTTGGTTACAACTGAAGAACAATTGTTGTGAGAATAACTGGTTTACAATTTTGGCAACAAGCAGCTGTAACACAAGCTGAACACAATTTAACAGTTTGTAAGTTTTacagtgtgcatgtatgtaaagGAGGGATGTATGATATGTCAGTGGCTGATATTTTTGgctgagaaatgagaaaatgtaactactgtattgttattgttttggtaaTTGAATTTCAGTCAATAATTGTGTCCGATAATGCAGAGCCTTTTTACAGTGACTGTGGACTAGTGACATCATTCTAAACCTGGTTGTGAACAGGGACTTTTTAAGGTCAGGTCTTGTGTTGGTACTGGAGTGGACTGAGAGTAACAGAACAGACATGGTTTTAGAGTAGATTATAGTAGTCTGTACAGTCCTGCCTCTCTtgcctttctctcctctgatcTCTGTGTTGCTGCCTGTTTGCACAAGGCCAGCGTAacttacaaacaaacataacctACATTGTTTTAAGATTAATAATATTGGTTATCGTATTGGTATCAGACACAACAAACATAATTATCAATCGTTGTCATTGGCCCTGAAATTCCACATCAGTGCATCTCTAATGTAAAGTGATTCACACTTTACAGCATGCActatacatttacattacactTTACTGTAATATTGATATGATTGATGTAAAGTTGGCTTTataatgttgatattttgtttcCCAATCACTCTCAACACTGTAAAACACTCCcttaaaaatgtttatcttAGTTACAGGTACAAAGAGTACAACGTTTGGAGATCAAATAGGCTCTTCAGAGTTGAGTACAgaggcaacaggaagtatctaAAACATTTTGGACTGAGCAGCTGGACatgagagagatgtgtgtgtgtgttctgcagttATTGATTTATAATGTTGATAATCACATCTAGACTTACACAgcctttctgcagttcctcacagctgggatcagtctCCGTCGTCCCTCATCTGATGTGTTGTACTTCTTCAGGTCCAACTCATCCAGAACCTCTtctgacatctgcagcatgtaggacagagctgagcagtggatCTCAGAGAGTTTCTTCTctgatctgttctctgacttGAGGAACTTTTGGATCTCCTGATGTACTGAGCGGTCgttcatctccatcagacagtggaagatgttgatgcttctgtcaggagagaCATTAGTATTCATCTTCTTCAGGTTGTTGACGGCTCTCTGGATGATTTCTAGACTGTTCTTTTTCCAATCCAGCAGGCCTCCTAAGAGATGCTGGTTGGACTCCAGAGAGAGACCATGAAGGAAACGAACAAACAGGTCCAGGTGGCCATTTTCACTTTCAAGAGATTTCTTCATGGCTTTCATCAGGAAGTCATCCAGAGTTGGGTCATCGTTTCTGAAATGCTTAGAAATCTTCTTAAGGAAAGACTCTGGTTTTGATTCCTCGTGTTTGTAGTCTTCTCCCAGGAAGGCCTTCAGTACCTCTGTGTTGCTGCTGGTGTAACAGTGGTACatgtagactgcagccagaaactcctgaacactcagatgAACAAAGCTGTAGACTGTTTTCTTGAATGTCACACTCTCTGTTTTGAGGATCTCTGTACAAAATCCTGAGTACACCGAGGCCTCTTTGACATCAAGACCGCACTGCTCCAGGTCTTCTTGGTAGAAtatgatgtttcctttctctAGCTGTTCAAACGCCAGCCTCCCCAGCTTCAGAAGAACTTCCCTGTCTGCCTTCATCAGTTTCTGTGGCCTCGTTTCATGTCCCTCATTATActtctgcttcttcctctttgtctgaaccaGCAAGAAGTGTGAGTACatgtcagtcagggtcttgggcagctctcctctctggtctgtagtcaacatatgctccagaactgtagcagtgatccagcagaagactgggatgtgacacatgatgtggaggctcctgGATGTCTTAATGTGTGAGATGATTTTGCTGAAGAGATCTTCATCACTGAATCtcctcctgaagtactcctccttttGGGCGTCAGTGAAGCCTCGTACTTCTGTTACCCTGTGAACACATgtaggagggatctgattggctgctgcaggtcgggaaGTTATCCAGACGAGAGCTGAGGGAAGTAGATTCCCCTTGAAGAGGTTTGTCAACAGCACGTTGACTGATGacttctgtgtgacatcagacatGATCGTCATGTTGTTGAAATCTAAtgaaagtctgctttcatccaggccgtcaaagatgaacaaaactttacagacagcgagcttctctgctgtgaccttctgtAATTTTGGATGGAAAACATGGATCAGCATGAGAAGACTGTACTGCTCATTTTTGATCAAGTTCAGCTccctgaatgaaaacagaatcaccagactgacatcttggttttccaagccctctgcccagtccagagtaaacttctgcactgagaaggtttttccaacACCAGCAACGCCGCTCGTCAGAACAAATCTGATGTGTCCCTGTTGGTCAGGTAAGATTTTAAAGATGTCGTGACACTTGATTGGAGTGTCATGGAGGGTCTTCATCTTGGAAGCTGTCTCAAGCTGCCTCACCTCATGTTGGGTATTAACCACTTTactctgtccctctgtgatgtagagctcagtgtagatGCTGTTGAGGAGGatttcacttcctgcttcatcagTTCCTTCAGTCACATGTTCACATCTCCTCCTCAGACTGATCTTATGTTCATGTAAAACCTCCTGGAGAGCAACATTCACTAAAACAGAGACAACATGTGAAACTAAACAAAGGGAATCTGACAATAATTCATTATTaccaacacaaaaacaatcagTCTTACTTTGTACAGTGATGGTCTGACTGTCTAGATCCTTCTGGACGTCCTCCtgacacaaagaacagcaggacagctgctcctccacagaAACACCACTCTTCCTATT is a window encoding:
- the LOC137177368 gene encoding NLR family CARD domain-containing protein 3-like isoform X3, whose product is MDKMASDTGLTEVHKMSARVEEEEGRAEPPVSNVLSMKSDRGQTDHRQRAESPASDCLSMKSDRSNRDPPTFSNEPGPSDTKGQTDHRQRSESPASDCLSMKSDRSNRDPPTFNNEPGPSDTKGQTDHRQRAESPASDCLSMKSDRSNRDPPTFSNEPGPSDTKGQTDHRQRSESPASDCLSMKSDRSNRDPPTFNNEPGPSDTKGQTDHRQRAESPASDCLSMKSDRSNRDPPTFSNEPGPSDTKEKNRKSGVSVEEQLSCCSLCQEDVQKDLDSQTITVQMNVALQEVLHEHKISLRRRCEHVTEGTDEAGSEILLNSIYTELYITEGQSKVVNTQHEVRQLETASKMKTLHDTPIKCHDIFKILPDQQGHIRFVLTSGVAGVGKTFSVQKFTLDWAEGLENQDVSLVILFSFRELNLIKNEQYSLLMLIHVFHPKLQKVTAEKLAVCKVLFIFDGLDESRLSLDFNNMTIMSDVTQKSSVNVLLTNLFKGNLLPSALVWITSRPAAANQIPPTCVHRVTEVRGFTDAQKEEYFRRRFSDEDLFSKIISHIKTSRSLHIMCHIPVFCWITATVLEHMLTTDQRGELPKTLTDMYSHFLLVQTKRKKQKYNEGHETRPQKLMKADREVLLKLGRLAFEQLEKGNIIFYQEDLEQCGLDVKEASVYSGFCTEILKTESVTFKKTVYSFVHLSVQEFLAAVYMYHCYTSSNTEVLKAFLGEDYKHEESKPESFLKKISKHFRNDDPTLDDFLMKAMKKSLESENGHLDLFVRFLHGLSLESNQHLLGGLLDWKKNSLEIIQRAVNNLKKMNTNVSPDRSINIFHCLMEMNDRSVHQEIQKFLKSENRSEKKLSEIHCSALSYMLQMSEEVLDELDLKKYNTSDEGRRRLIPAVRNCRKAVLKDCGLSKTHCEVVASALKSNPSHLRELDLSENSNLKDSGLILSAGLESPNCRLETLRLKSCSLSEISCASLLSALKSNPSHLRELDLSEDYSRDRSEKNLQFDFLESPDCRLETLRLKSCSLSEISCASLLSTLKSNPSHLRELDLSYNSSRDGSGRNLQFDFLESPHCRLETLRLKSCSLSEISCASLLSALKSNPSHLRELELSDSKSLNSSRTKLPFDFLESPDCRLETLRLKSCSLSEISCASLLSALKSNPSHLRELELSDNESLNGSRRKLCDFLESPHCRLETLRLKSCSLSEISCASLLSALKSNPSHLRELELSDNESLNGSRRKLCDFLESPHCRLETLRLKSCRLSEISCASLLSALKSNPSHLRELNLSDNKSLNGSGTKLPFDFLESPDCRLETLRLKSCSLSEISCASLLSALKSNPSHLRELDLNYNESLNRSRTKLPFDFLESPHCRLETLRLKSCWLSEISCASLLSALKSNPSHLRELELSNNFSRDDSERNLQFDFLESPHCRLETLRLRSCSLSEISCASLLSALKSNPSHLRELELSGNYSRDGSERNLQFDFLESPDCRLETLRLYGCGLSEISCASLVSALKSNPSHLRELNLFGNSSSSSDKKLLSDLQESPDCRLKTLSLW